The window CACATCATGATGAATCATATCCATGTGGTGTAAATTGTATATCTAGAACGAAATACTTGATATGTACCCAACTCCGTCCGAATGCCTCCTATATATCTACATGTGCATAATGCTACTGTTTCTTTCAttctctttatttcttttctttttttgtgtttctttgtttctttttttgcttaGTCAAACTGACCTTCTGTGTTGCCCTCGCCCATgctcttgctgctggagctgccgctCTGAATAGCACCCAAGATGCCATCAATGTAGCTCGCTCCACTCCACTTCTGGTGCGTCAACACATCGCAGCCCAGCTCcttctctcgcctctgcACAATCTCCACGTACGCCTTCATGCCGTCCGTCTTaaacttcttggccagctcgttGGTAATGGTGGCCGTTGAGTGGAGACCAGCCAGCGAGATGAGCTGCAGGGTAAAGCCCTCCTTGGCAATGTCCCAGATGAACGATTTGAGCTTCTCGTCGGTGAAGCCATGGGCCATCCAGTTGAACGAGGGAGAGAGGTTATAGACGAGGGACTTGCCGGGGTTGGCAGCACGCACGGTGCGGCCCAGCTTGGCGGCAACTTCGACATTGGGGTCGCCAGTCTCAACCCAGAGGAGATCAGCATAGGGAGCAAAGGCCAGGGCACGCTTAGTAGCAGCCTCCATGCCGGCGCGGAAGTGGTAGTAGCCTTCACGAGTGCGAGGGACGTCCCAGTTGAAGTAGACGGGCGTCTTGGTGTACTCGGAAGCgaggtggcggcggcgagagaTGCCCATGTCGCGGTCCTCAGCAACGGCAGAAAGATACGCGTCAATCTTGGCCTGGTCGACGCCCTCTTTTTGCATGTGTTCAACCGCAGCCTCGTCAAAAGTCACCAGCCTGCTGTTCTTCACCCACTTGGCCTCATAGACATCAATCTCGGCGCCTGTGGCCCCCTTGGCTTCCATCGCCTGCAGCGTTTCGGCCAGGGGCTCGATGGTGGGGTCAGCAATTCCGAGGATGAACTCGTGATCACGGACGTCGATGGCTGACGAGATGAGACGACCAGACTCCGAGTCGGTACGGGCAATGACCAAGTTCTCAGAGCCCATGACGTCCCACTGGAAGCGAGCAGCGTTGAGACGGTTGATGTGCTCGCCCGTGGGCACGAGGACCTTGCCTGCCAAGTGGCCGCACTTCTTGCCGCCGTGAAGCTGGTCCTCGAAGTGTACCGCAGCCGCACCGTTCTCGGCAAACAGCTTGGCCAACTTGAGCACGGCAGAGAGACCTCCGTGGCCAGTGTCACcgtcggcgatgatgggGCGGAGGTAGTCGGTATAGGGAGTCTTGGCCCGCTCCTCGGCGGTCAACTTGCGGCGCGTGTCCCACTGCTTGCGGTCGTGCATGGACTGGGCCTTGGCGAGGCGCTGGACCTGGTTGGGGACGGTGTTGTAGGGATAGTCGCCAAAGTCGGGAGACACTTCGTTGGTGCTGGTCAGGACGGAGGAGCAAGCCCAGCCGGAGATGTAGAGGACTTCCTGGTGAGGGGCCTGCTGGGTCATTTGGACAGGATCGATGGCGCCCACTGATTGGGAAGTAGAGGTTAGTGGTTGTCTTTGTGATCGTGATAGTACGTGATGGTAGACATCAGTCCAGAGCTGACTTACTTGTGTGAATAGGCTCGCCCTTGGCCTCGCGCTCGCGGATCAGGTTAAACAGCTTGGTGGCCATGACGGAGCTGGGGTACTTGACCAGCTGGGTGCCGCGCTTGGAAGCGACATCTGCGGCGCTGTACGGGCGTCGAATGCCGGCATAACGAGGCGATGCCCACCActgctcaatctccttgacctGGGCCTCATAGAGAGCATCCTCAGCCTGGCCGGCCTTTTGCGACTCGGGCAGCAGCTGGTAGGCGTCGGCTGGCGCTGCGTGAGCGATGGTCTGAGTGGGAGCAGCCATGCGAGCGGTTGTTGCAATGGCGCGGATGGCAACAGAGCGCGGGATGGATCGACGAAGAGCGGCGGAcgcagaggaggaggccagAGAGCACGCCCGCTGGGGAGCTCGTGAAGCTATTCGCATCATCTTTTGATAAGGTACTGACTGTCACTATCGAGATATCGAAACTGACAAGACAGAACTGATGCCGATAATGCGATTACCGAGGCAAAGATGCGTTTGCAGATTTCGATGTCGTTTCTGCTTTATATCCCTGGCAACTTACTCGCCCGTTGGCCACTTTAGGACATGTTTGCCGCATCCATTTTCCTCATTTCCAAGCATCCTGATGCTCGGCTCAAGCCAAAAGAGGGCCGATACAGGCGCGGCTGACGCAGATTGGCCAATCACGCGGCGCGGGGCTACCGACGGACCGACCGGGCGGCTTTCTTCGGCTGTTTTGAAAGCGGTGACGGAAGGCGGGCTGCCGttttggctgggctggagctggactgTCTCGGGCTTGGCTGCTTTTTGGGTGTAAGATGAGACGTTAAAGGAACTTTTTTTGTTGTGGTCCAAGATATCtcggttcttttttttcttgtcttttttcttcttcttttcctcctcttaTCATCGTTGCGTGCAAGAAAGGAAACGAATCGTCCACTGTAAGTCCCCCCCTAATCTTATCGGCGATAGCATCAATGTGCTCTACCTTGGGTACTTGTATTTGTAGCTAACcacagctgcttctgcccCGCCATCAGCAGCTCGGctcaatcatcatcacaatggccctcaacctcaccacGTCGGCTCGAGCCCTGCGCTCCTTCAAGGTCAGTGAATTCGCCATCGATTGATTCCTATAGCAGCTCAATTGACACTTTACAATGACAGCCCTACACCCGTGCTGCTCTCCTTGCCAACGCCGCGCGATGCTACTCTACCGCTGAGCCCGATCTCAAGACGACCCTCAAGGAGGTCATTCCCGCCAAGCgcgagctgctcaagaaggtcaaggccCATGGCAGCAAGGTCATTGGCGAGGTCAAGGTCGAGAACACTCTCGGCGGTATGCGTggcctcaaggccatggtcTGGGAGGGATCCGTCCTCGATGCCAACGAGGGCATTCGCTTCCACGGCCGCACCATCAAGGACTGCCAAAAGGAGCTCCCCAAGGGCAAGACTGGAACTGAGATGCTCCCCGAGTCCATGTTCTGGCTTCTCCTGACCGGCCAGGTCCCCTCCGTCAACCAAGTCCGCGAGTTCTCCCGTGAGCTCGCCTCCAAGGCCCAGATCCCCGCCTTCGTCAACAAGATGCTCGACGAGTTCCCCAAGGATCTGCACCCCATGACCCAGTTTGCCATTGCCGTCTCAGCCCTCAACTACGAGTCCAAGTTCGCCAAGGCCTACGAGCAGGGTCTCAACAAGGCTGACTACTGGGAGCCCACCTTTGACGACTGCATTTCTCTGCTCGCCAAGCTGCCCACCATTGCCGCCAAGATCTACCAGAACGCCTACAGGGGCGGCGGTGCTCTCCCTGCCGAGGTTGACCTTGAGCAGGATTGGTCTTACAACTTTGCTGCCATGCTcggcaagggcggcaaggagaACGAGGACTTCCAGGACCTCCTCCGACTCTACCTTGCTCTCCACGGTGACCACGAGGGTGGCAATGTGTCTGCTCACGCCACTCACCTGGTTGGCAGTGCTCTCAGC of the Trichoderma breve strain T069 chromosome 4, whole genome shotgun sequence genome contains:
- a CDS encoding isocitrate lyase family domain-containing protein → MMRIASRAPQRACSLASSSASAALRRSIPRSVAIRAIATTARMAAPTQTIAHAAPADAYQLLPESQKAGQAEDALYEAQVKEIEQWWASPRYAGIRRPYSAADVASKRGTQLVKYPSSVMATKLFNLIREREAKGEPIHTMGAIDPVQMTQQAPHQEVLYISGWACSSVLTSTNEVSPDFGDYPYNTVPNQVQRLAKAQSMHDRKQWDTRRKLTAEERAKTPYTDYLRPIIADGDTGHGGLSAVLKLAKLFAENGAAAVHFEDQLHGGKKCGHLAGKVLVPTGEHINRLNAARFQWDVMGSENLVIARTDSESGRLISSAIDVRDHEFILGIADPTIEPLAETLQAMEAKGATGAEIDVYEAKWVKNSRLVTFDEAAVEHMQKEGVDQAKIDAYLSAVAEDRDMGISRRRHLASEYTKTPVYFNWDVPRTREGYYHFRAGMEAATKRALAFAPYADLLWVETGDPNVEVAAKLGRTVRAANPGKSLVYNLSPSFNWMAHGFTDEKLKSFIWDIAKEGFTLQLISLAGLHSTATITNELAKKFKTDGMKAYVEIVQRREKELGCDVLTHQKWSGASYIDGILGAIQSGSSSSKSMGEGNTEGQFD